ggATTCCCGCTCGAGGGTTATTGGTAAAATAAGTATGTGCAGACATTTTCCTACTCCATGTAGACGCCGGTCTAAAaatttacctgaggtaacggagtCAAAAAATGGAAACGggcatccatccatccagcttttAGCTCaaaaatttttcgaaaaaataaacGATTAGGAAAACTCTTTTTCCCACCATTTTTTCGACTGCCACATCTTTAAAAATTCATGTTTTTAGGGCACATTTGCGATAATACGGggcaggtcgcgcaaggtgtgcattttttgggccctttttgtctaaaaattttgTGTCCAAACCTACTTTTACtcgtttttttttacagaaacaaaagaaCGGcaactgaaaatgtcacataatgaagtgctagcAAAAGCAAGACATTCGCCaaaaattgccttgaatttgtcaaattggattttttttttgattttttcgcACTGGTTCACGCAGAGTtgttaagtttttaaaattttctgtcCCCCTTCCCCCCTTACTGAGGCATTgttccattttttcaaaatggggaAGAAAggtaagaaaattttttaaaaaactgaagaattatatttttaaattttatttcaaaatttattattcTATTTTCGTCAAAAGTGGCTGGAACAAAGGGACGTTTTATtgcaaaaatgggaaaaatgttAATCTGTCTCCTGAAACTGATacctaaaatcattttttcccGTCTTGCAAgtgtttttgcttgtttttttgtatttttttaaactacAATTGCTGTTTTAACACAAACACTACAATGAACAtacattgttgtttttaaatttttatttgggGACTGCGTTAGTGATTAGATGcaacgttttttaaaaaagtatttgccCTTTATTAAAAGATTATCAAAATATCTAGTTGACGCTGTTGTATGTATCTTAACcatcgatttaaaaaaaatatgcgaTTTTATATTGTAGTAATTGCGGGTCGCAAATTCAGAATATATCGAGTCACTTAAAAAATTATGTTAATATTATGTTTGTGTTTTAAAGAAAATCCATATCTGTAATCATCAAGCTTTACGTAACAAAatagtttaaagttttttaactgTTCGAAACAAATTTagtatttaattttgaatatatttacatgtattttgtataaatatcaaCATATGATTGACTAAAAACATGTTAcactttttttgggttttttcaaggggaaagctttttaaaattcgcatttggggaaaaattttttttgataacaGAACAGGGAATTATCTGAAACGGAGATTTTAATTCTTCAAAGACCAAAAATGGGGAATTTTTACGCAAATGGGAGAGGGCCCttgataaattttttaatttccagCTTTTTTATACTCGTACTCGGGGGAAATCGATTTGAATGCATTACTAAATTTCACTGTGTATTGTGTTTGTGCTATCAGGTTCATAcgaaaaaatttcttttttctttatgaaagcatatttttttgatttttccgCTTTTCTTTACGCGCACGTtcttttttatcacttttttgaCACCATTCGGAATTCTGACTGGTATtggttttcatttgattttttttttcccttatttaaAAGTCAGATTGTAAAACCGCTCGAAGGTAACGTTAAAACGTAAAAGGTTCTATTAACCGGAGGACGAAtatcccatctgcacctataaccccGTTAAAAACCTTATAAGGAAAAATTCTGCATTAAAgggaatttttgtttttttgtttgttttaaaacgtAAATCcagttttgtaattttttcagtcaaagggcaaaaattaaataaaataattttgtattttcatagtaaaaaaaaacaaatactagtacaatttttttcttttaaaaacataaaatgggGAATTATTAAAACCacgaattaaaataaaatgtgtttgttttttaaaagagATAACTATCTTTTACTCATaaaccatattttacattttttacccCTTTTTCATCCACTTTTGACAATATTTCATCTGGGGTTTACTCGTAAAAGATATTCgaacttacattgaaacaaacaaatatccttatATCTTTACCGGGAACCCCCATTGCACGTTTTTTACCTATTCTTTGCCGTTAGAATATTTTTTCCGGTGTTCAAAGGGGAAAAATAGTTCTATCTCTTAATTTTtgttgaaaagaagaaaaaaacattttcagatttgACAAACGGGTGTTGTTCCTAATACTCTACTGGTACTGACGATATTTTTGGGCCGGTTTTTTTATttggtgtattttttttctaaagacacATTTCAAACAAATAAGCTGAAACTGCCGCTGCATCAATTGCAAGGAATGACATTTTTGTTTGGAAATATCGCTTTTCATGTTTAGAGATAACGCATCTTTTTAAAGCATGAAATGACAGCAAAGACCACAATATTAATTTTCAGgaatttttcaaaatagtttaaaAGAAGAAAGGGGAGGCTAAGGACagactaaattttttttaatcgaAGGTGACATTTTTCCCatgaattttatagaaaaaattttAGCTTTCACAGAACAATCTGCTTAAAACATTTGGTCCCTTCCAGCAGATTTTATATCGcacatattttatctatttaatcTAAAAGATTAGTATGTCCCACTCGGGCATAACgattttgtaattttaacaatttcttgAGCGGTTTATAGCGACCTTAATTTGTAGGTTTGGGCCAACAAGATGAACGATGGCAAGTGTGGGTTTTTCCCCTTGGATTTTGTATACATATTTGCAAAACACATCACTTACCTCTACGTTTTGTTAAAGGGATTGTCACAGGGATTATGTTTTCAATTTGTAAATTCCGTCCCCGCAAATTGGGAACGGGTATGATTTATTTGATCACCGTTTCGTAAAAAAAAGTTACACTTTCACAAAATAActtctttatgttttgtttttatttgggtattttaaagtcacaccgacacaaaaTTTTTGGGCATAAGCGACTTTTTTGCTTTTAAGGGGAGAAGACCAAACCCCCCCGTACATTATTTTGTCAGGGGGGGGGGCCCGAATTGAAGGGGGAAGAgggccctttaaaaaattttttaggcTTTTATATAGGGATTTGTGACATCAATGAATCCATATAAATGTTTCatataattaatatttcaaactatataatttttattaaatttagggGTTGGGAACTCTTTGGTATTTTCAGCTGCATTGTGGTTTTTGAGCGAGTGTTTGAAGGCCAAAGAGGGTTTTATGTTTGGCTTGGGTGAATACTTCAACTGTTGTAACCGCCATTTTCtacccaaattttataaaatggttGACAGAAATGTACGGTCTAAATGGAATGTTTCTTATTCTTGCTGGGCTCAGCTTAAAtatctttgttcttttcactATGTGTTGGACAAATCGTGTTGCTGTCATAAACGCCCGAGCACAGGAGGCAACAAGTACAAAAACAGAATTCGATGATTGTACTGGAAGTTCCAGAAAAGGGTGTAATTCGTTAATCGACATTATGCTTAATTGCATTGCACATGCTAATAAACTGTTTCACGTGCCTTATGTACTTGTACTTACTTCAAGTAGTTTATCTCTCGCAATATTAAATGGATATGTAGGAGTAATGCTTGACATCGCTTTATGGAAAGGAATGACAAGTTCACAAGGATACATTACTTTTGTAGTGTATTATTCATGCACCGCTGTGTCATGTGTAGTGGTAGGACTTCTCAAACAAAAGAAGGGAGTGAATTCCTTGGTTTATCCGATTCTTTCTACCTTTTGCGGATGTTGTGGTCAATTGCTCataatatttacatcaaaatatgCCGTATATATGCTCGGGACAGCTCTCACCGGCATGACATACGGGGGTGTTATAGCTTCGTCATTATCCGTTATTGTGCAAATGGTCAGCCAAAAGCAAGTACCTGTGGCAGCTGGACTTTTTTCAACATTAGCAGGACTAGCATCGCTTGGAGTCGGACCATTATATGGTAATAAACTAACGTTATATCCCATTTTAATGGAAATGttgtaaattatgattatatTGGGGTCTCTGTTAATGCTTTAAATGAGGACTGACATAATGTTACAACTAttataaaattcaattttgagCATgtatttaaagttccataaggcgcTCCAAATTGCAGGTGAAAAACATGAAACAGATGTTCAtatatatgttatgcttaattacATGGTTTGAATAACACATTTTCATTACTAAGCATGAACTAGAGATAGaacctatttttttcaaatcataggtatgaagttaaaaagctttgaaatgaaggcaaatgtccatatatttctcaaatatagatatattgacaatattttaatcaGAGGCGAAGAGTTATgagtatttaatatttttatataaaaaatgtgatcaagaaaatgtaactcttcttgaataTGGAGAGCTGAAACATCAGAGCAGGGACGTAATATATAATagaataaattgaatattttctatttgggtgcatttgatttaatatcTCGATTGcaaaataatgatccatgatactttTCACTAAAAATATAGAACACCTGGAACAGTCTGATAACAGCAAATacatgctgtagcagaatgcaaatatttaagttccgtttgggactcgaacccaggacctctcacaccttaGACAGAAACTCttccacttccctataacagcagtagctatagctaggctgTTTATGTGCAACCCTATTCTCTTCCCAACTACTTTACGTGAATTGGAACAATTTTGCGACAATGTTCGGTATACTCttgattatcggcgtattcgttTTGTTActtaacggcaatttttgtgtaaagaaaaattataatctacttttgacaacattttaatcggtcaaaactgcccaaatttctctacGTGTTTTCtaagagtatgaacttactaactggtattaccagtgaaatataacttgcactgaatctttaatatttgaccttttAGTAGCAGGCGAACGGAAaagtgagttttgtccaaatttAAGCAATCATTTTACCAGTTTCGAGAAGATTTCAATTGCCAGGAAATTACAGTTTCAAACTAAAAACCTTTCTACAACACAcgaagtcattagcattcactgtcaatcagtattatgactaagatcgactgtcattcattcatccaataattcatagacagagtccattgtttacatttttaatcgtaaccggtgcacttgtaaaaaccactATATTTTGGAAAACATTAAAAGAATACGTTAGGGCGAATGTGattatctttttgtaatttaCATCCCGTTTGATAATGCCGTTCGGACCAATGTTTTTGTGCGACAGCATCCACTTGCAGTCAGCCGCTTAAGAacacaatatcttacattttcactcgtgactATGTATTGCATTCGGTATTCGCTCGCAATCGGTTTAACACTGAAACTGCAAGTATCCTCTTTTCAATAGTAGGCAATTAATGTAAATATAGTTACCAAATGCAATACAGGTTTACAAATTTACTAGTATCTCCAATGTTCATTTTCAAATGTGCAGAGACTATATAAAAAGTCAAACTCGTCTCTAAAgacaacatttttgaaaataaaatgacatttgttGACATGTGATCTCCCaacaaagtatatatatattcataattaaacaaaaagatCAAATTGTAGTCCTTATAAATATGTTTCATAGTAGATGCCAGTGTTCATAGGTGTTTTATCGCACGTCTGATTGTATCTTTTCATATACATACATATCACATTTTTCAAAGTCAGCCGCGTAAATTATTTTCATTGGTATAATTATATCGGAATACAATCTTCAGTCTTACAAATGTATATGCCGCAAAACTCACGTTGCATTTATTTGTACATCAGGATACCCAGTCAAGGTCAACTTAGACAGTTGTAACTTTCGTTCTTGCATATTTTAAATGTGCACCAAAAATGGGTTATTACATACACTGCTTCATTTACCAAGCGTCAtagtttatttacaactgtatttGTCCTTTTGATATTTTTCGTGATACTGTACGTTGAGATCCTGCTTTATCTGTAACACGTTTTTCCTGCTTTACACGATCCAGATATAAAAGTTATTCATCATTCTCAAGGTTTCTAGGGTAAGCAGAAGTTAGTTTTGAATGTTTAAGATACCTTAAGTAATGTCAACTTTATGGATAAAATGtgtttttccttatgtaaagTTAGTGCccataaacaatttcaaaaaaaaattccgacaTTTCACAAAAATGTTACAAGTATTGTGCTAACTAAGATATTCTGAATAGTTTATAATAATCAATCAAACATTCATCAACTAATAAAGCCAAAATCAGAATTTGCAATTAGGGAGTAGAATACATCTTCCCAAAAATTAATACCTACAGCAGTGTGTGTTTGGCTCTGTACTGACTGACATTGACATATAAATAcgtagaaaaatacaaaacagtttGGTGTCGAAAATCGGTAAAATACAGATGTGCTCAACGCAAAACCTTTTGGAGTATCCCTAGATAGAGACCTAAGACTACGAATCGAGAAGTGAAAATGCTTGGACTCTGTGTTTGTAAATGACATTAATATGATGATCCTacgcaaccaaacaaaacaatagcagacttggAGAGTCTGCTTCCTGGAGGTAATGGCATGTGCAACTAGAGGAAACCCTTGAAAGAACGAATTTCTCAGGTTCATACGAAGTAGAAATAAAATTACAGTCCATGCAAAGAAGTTACCGTCTAACTTCACGAGATTCCTAAAAAGCTGTTATATCTATACTCCAAAGTAAGAATTAAATAGTACTCGAAAGGTTTCCTCTTTCATCATTTTTCGAACATAAACTGTAAAACAAGATCTACATGTATACATCATGCTgtgaattactttccttttaactTGTGAATATGATTCAATATATTAATGGTCATTTTGGACATTCCTTTCAATCATTAACATGATTCTACAAGAGGCTAAAATAATGAGGGAGCCATTAGGCTGCTTATTTTTAGAATCGTATTGTTTGATAAACACCGAGCACTCACAACGTTTAGCTGTCCACTCCTTCATTTAGTTACCGTTATGTTTAACAAGTttattgtttcagttattttgtGGGACCTTAAGGGCTCGGTGGATTAACAGATCAGTTCAAAAATCTTCAAATCACTTATCTTTAAAGCTATCATATGACATTTTATAACTAGGTTAATTGCCTTTTTGTTTCGTAGCTTATTTGTTTGGTGTATCAAACCATAAGGGTCATGTCAAGAAATCTCGAAATTTCAATAATAGAGAGATCAGTAAAAAGGTCTTATGTTATGTTAAGGATAAATGATTGAACAGGCTATCAAAGTACCAGTCAGTCTCGACCCAAAGGTCAGTTCATATCAAACGGAGAACACGAAGGGAGTGATAAACTCAAGTGTATTTCAATATTGGATGTTATTTTCAGTGCGactttttctattaaaatattgataataaaattCGAAGAAAATGTGGAGATTCATTTATCAACAAGGGAACAGCTCGACATAATTAAACTTATTGTTacagaatgcaaaaaataaacTTGTACGCAGACGgaagaaaaaaagtgtttattaATAACTATTCTTTTCCAGTATTAAAAAACGGACAGCGGGTTTTCATCATAAGCTGATCTGTAGCcaaattaataatatttaaagataaattcaaaacaaatcaaGTTGCTATATAAAGGTTAACCATTATCATGTTgtacacgactgattctgcctttgcgcccagtgtagatcattatcgggattgtgcaggctgatcatgatctgcgctgttcgccattcagtcagtatccttttggtaagcacccctttaaacagctaatggtaccgtccaaactgaaagatggacaaattcgttatagaaatttagcaggataagggttgaAAGTTCATATTACCACCCTTGCATCTCTTTATAAACGATATAACCAATGAATGGTAAAGTCCTAAACTGAAAGAGAAGTATAGGAATACCCGTGAAATGGAAAAGATATGGTTAAAATTAACCTGTAACAAATGTGGACTGAATGTTAGGCGACACAGAATGTGGTAATGTTCCAGTGAATCAGAGAAGCGAAGTATTTAATCTTTAAGTTAGATAAATCTATGTAGCATTTATTAATTATGTATTCTGTCTTCACACAGGTAGTATCCGAGATATCTCTGGTAGCTACAGGAGTGTCCTTGTTACAGTTTCATGTGTACAAGCACTGTCTTCTGTTCTTTTTATCATTGCCTTGATAACTAACAGACGGCGAAAGAAAAGATTACAGAGTGACAGGTCAAATGAGATAATCGCTTCAACAAGACTCTAGAGAAAAGACAGATATCACAATAACACAGTAACACAGTGATAAATGTACAGAGTGTAATTGAGAAAAGTCGTAGAAAAACGAAGTACACGGAAATAGGACATACAGAAAGGAGGAACACTGTAGCAACCCACGTCTCCTCCCAGTCCACTTTCTCCTGGGAACGGTTCGAGGCAAAACCATCACTTGCTACTTCAAATTAGCGTACTGATGCCAAGCATAACTCCTTTATCACAATCACCAAACCAAATTTATGTCCTAAATTAccaaacagtttaaataaaattattttaaggcAGTAAATTTGTGTCtatgttcaattttcatattaTGTTCAATGATCGGACACATATGCGTTTAgatgtttatatttctgttcgatTATCGCATACAAATGACTATTTTCATGTTACGTTTGTTcgatgataaaaaaaatatatttgattatcGCACAAACTCtgttttttactatttatatgtccaataatcgaagacatatttgatacattactgtatatatgcattcaataatcgaagacatatttggTACAAACTTCTAAATGTGTGTCTAAAAATCGAAGACTTATTTAATGCATGCTACTATATGTGTGCGgttattgaacataatataaaaatcgaaTATAGACACAAATCTACTGCCATATTACTTCACAACAGAACAATATCGTAACGATCAGGGACACACTGAAAAGCGGAGATATTCTTAATTAAAGAAATACAATGTAAtatggtttttttttaacaacttgTCTCCATATTTGAAATAACTGTGCGTCGAACATAGTTCtccagaaaatatcagatattttcttttattttctccaATATGATAAAaagcataacatatatacatcaaATTTGATAAACTTTATACACTCGATTAGTATATACATAAACTAAACTACTGTTTTATGTAATTAATGTTGTACAAAAGTAccgtataataataataaaagcacaTTATTCGTAAAGATTTAATATACTAACCCGTATAAAGTATATCCGAATGTTGAAGTCAATCCACACGTTATTAGACCAGAAAGTATCTGACATACTGCATACTTCAACTTAAATTTTAATAATTGCACTTTGACCTTAACAGTAAATGCGAAATCAGATGTACTCaaaacttattagaaaaaatACATTATCCAGGCCACTATTCGTTAAATGCAACTATAATTATAATGGAATAAATAGAACAACTGAAATCACATTTCTCTTAAAAGTGATACTCCTTACAAGAAAAGCTACTTGTCCTTTTTAACTGATACAGCGATCGAATAtagattataagaatctttcactggttgaagatgCGGATTGAAATATCTGGTTCCAGGATAATTGTTTACTAATAAACAAACTGTGGAGTGTTATATTACCCGTTTAACGGTCTAAATCACTGCATGAATAGACCGGTTATTAACATAAACACGAGTTTGTTATAATCAATACTTTATAGTCTGtctaaaacattaatttaaatgTGATTTCAGCTGTTCTATTTATTCCATTATAATTATAATtgcatttaaaagtaaaatttaagatgAAGTATGCATCCAACAAACGTTGATAGTTTTTTTcaccaaaaaagaaagaaaatattgtgtTTAAGATAGTTTTTTTATTTGTCCGAAACAGCGTAATGTCTGAAGAAACTTCTGTCTCACATTTTCAATTGTACATAATTATTTGTTATTGTAAacgacatttttttcaaattttgattcaaaaacaGGAATCTGTAAGATTTTCATTAAACGCGCAGATAATAAAAGATACTTTCTGTGATAATTTCATTATGAAAGGTAATCAGAAATGTCGTAGTTGTCATAATGTGTGTATAAAATATCATCACATTAATTGCAAAGAATATGGTATCTTTATTATCAACTAGTATTCATTTGGAAAGCAAACAGGGGGACCGGTAAGCCTCAATTCGGTTTACCTTGATCGTAGAATATGATATACATTTGCATTTTTTGTGCAGCATTTATGTTTAGGCGcttaataattattttgattttcttttatacTTCTGTCAAATTGAATATTGTATCGcctttgtttttaacaaattagtcgttttttttctttgtcttttataataacaataatgtatttaaaaacaGACCGGCATTAGACAGTAGATAGTTGCTTGAAACCTAGGAGTTGCATTGAACAATTTTCTCACCGCCTTTAATTGTTTGATAAAATCAAGTACCGGTAAAATATTGGGTTTCAGAACactaaattttgaaaatggcCCGTATTGCACATCCATTGAGACCTGTGCCAAATTGTCTGCAAGTGAATAATCTGAAACGTATGTATAATTAGTTAGCATGAGACTTAGACGTTAGTGTAAGTAATGGTGTTAAGAAAATTATCTCATACCGGTAACGTGTGCTTAATCTGAATGGACAGATGACCGTTTCCTTTCTAACTGCATTCAAAATACCGGAGGAAATATTTTACACTCCTCCGCCTTCCATGAGCTAGGGAAATTGATTCAAGCATTTGTATGTTTCACAACAATTACTCATTAGCAGATTTCATTTGttcaataaacaaaataaatcatttattgaaTACAAATGTCATTTGAATACATAAACACCCATCTCCtctattaaaaaaaatgaacccGGGCCAAACTAAAATTTGCTTTATTTAACATGGTATGGCCTACGAGTGCATGTGTGCATTTTAATGCAAAGGATGTCGTTGGTAAATGCATAGAACAGGCTCGACGGAGACGCCTTTAATTGAAAACAATCAAGATAGCCTTATGAGTATAACGCTCTCATAATCATGGCCGTAAATTGAAAATTGTAATCCTTAAAAAAATGAAGGAATTTGACTTTATGGAAAACAAACTCTTATAAGACCTAATTCACAAAGACAGTTCACAAACAGACTGGAACTATTAACAGAACGTTTGAATACACGAGGGATACCGTTACTAAGAAGGAAATCAAAGATTGGACTCTTCTTACAAATAATATCAGTATACACGGCAATATGTCGAAATCTACGAAATCTAAATGGACAACTGTCGTTCCAGTATGCTAGATTAATATGATGCTGATTATCAGTGCAAACATGCATTTCAATATTAAATGTGTGATTGGAATAGCAAGAAAACAGCTAAACGGACACACCTATGATTTGGCGCTAAGAAAAGAGAAAGCCCAAGAAAGCCTAATGAGAAGAAAGCACATACAGCCACGGCCGTAAATGGATGATTGTAAATTAGATGTTATTGTAAATAATGGAATTAGACCTTATGAAATACAAAGCATTATAAAGCTTATTTCACAGACATGCAACAGGCAGGTCAGAATTATTAACAGAACATGATAATGCAAGAATGACACTGTTAGCAACACATATAGGAAAATTTCAATTGAAAATCACGGGGCTAAAAGGTATTGTAAATTTGAGAATTTACACAAAATGCGTTGATATGAGGAAGACTTTAAAATAaatcagaatttgaaaaaaaaatgtcttcctATTTATCACAAACACTTATCATTTGATCGTATGAAAATTTCAGTTAATTGTTTGATAAAATCGAATAAAATctcggtttcaggacactaaattttgaaacaaaaatggcCCATATTGCACACCGATTAATGATTAAATAATGGTTAATGATCTGTAAAGAGTATGTATAATTAGTAGCATCAGACATGGACGTTACGATAAGAAATGGTGTTAAGAAATGTGTATCATAATGGTAACGTGTGCTTAATCAAGATATATCGATGACCGTGTCCTTTATAACTGCGTTCCGATGCCTGAGGAAACATATTACACCCGCCCGCCTTCATGGAGCTGGGGAAATCGATTAAAGCATTTATTTATGTTCCACAACAATGACTCAATAGTAGAATTTTTCTTTATTAATATACATGATAAATAATCTACTGAATAGAAATCTATTCTACTTTATTCAAAAAAATGAACCCGGGCAAAATTTGCTTTATCTAAAATGGTATGGCCTACGAAGGTATGTgtgtattttaatgttaaaagtgTCGTAGGAAAGAACTTAGAACAGGAAAGACGGAGACACCTTTAATTAATCGCTAAGCGGAAGAAAACGATCAGGACAGCCTTATGTTTATATCAAAATTAGTTCAAGACTAGAAAAAGGAACTATTGATTTCgaagtttcaatatttttgtcTAATTGACGACTCTAACTTTTGCAGAGGTTCATCATCAAAGCCATATGCTGTTTTCTGTAGACGTCACTGCAAATTATT
This window of the Mercenaria mercenaria strain notata chromosome 5, MADL_Memer_1, whole genome shotgun sequence genome carries:
- the LOC128557484 gene encoding uncharacterized protein LOC128557484: MYGLNGMFLILAGLSLNIFVLFTMCWTNRVAVINARAQEATSTKTEFDDCTGSSRKGCNSLIDIMLNCIAHANKLFHVPYVLVLTSSSLSLAILNGYVGVMLDIALWKGMTSSQGYITFVVYYSCTAVSCVVVGLLKQKKGVNSLVYPILSTFCGCCGQLLIIFTSKYAVYMLGTALTGMTYGGVIASSLSVIVQMVSQKQVPVAAGLFSTLAGLASLGVGPLYGSIRDISGSYRSVLVTVSCVQALSSVLFIIALITNRRRKKRLQSDRSNEIIASTRL